The genomic window TCGTGGAGAAAACCCCACATCCAAGTAACAGCcccacgatccaaaagaatcgaaaACGGCTGAGTAATTAACACGTCCATTTATTAGCTTTGGCTTTGTTTGGCATTTTTGTGTCTTTTCGTCAATTTTTCTTAGGTGTGCTCGGCTCGACTGCCACGAGCGTCTGCCACGTGCCCTTCTGAAGGCAAAAGTAAAAGACAATTAGTGATATTTCTAGGCCTCCCTGTGTTTGGGGCGGCGACCTTGAAGATCACTTGACAATGAGATCAAGGGGCGTGAAAGCACATCTACAAACGCATCGTCGTATCtgcaggcacggcggcggcggtcgtGTATGGTACTGACGATCACTCGTGAAGCAAAGTGGATTGTTGTTTAATGTGAGGGAAGCTGCCATCGCACGAGGAGGTTAGTGGCGCATGTGGCGCGTCTGGCGCTGATGTGCAAAGGGCGCACCGGCGGTTCCTCGGCGGCATCTTGCGCCAGAGCAATGACTCCTATGGTATGGTGGATGTGAGAGAATATCATGTGCTCTGGGAGCACCTGAGCTTAGCTGCTCTGGTGCGAGCTTTGCCGTTGGATTTAGATCACGGTCATCTAAAGGTGCGCAGGACCTAGCCGTAATTACCAGATCCAACGGTCATCTAAAGATGTGTGGGGCCTAGCCGTAATTACCAGACTCCTTAGGGCCTTTTTGCAAAATGTGTGAGCTCTGTCCCTGGacgttggatctgagatcgaagGGCTGAGGTGCTCCCGAAGCACCTAAGCTCATGTGCTCCCGAAGCACCAGATATTTCTCCTGGTGGATTTTACAATGTGCTTCTATCTGTGTGGATTGGCAGCGGTCAGTTCTGCGCCGAGACATGGGCCACCCCTTAATGGTCGTGGTGATGATATAAGTCGGGATAATGACCCACCAATCCATTAGTGTCTTTTCGGCTTGGCATGGGGCATTGGCGGATGCAACTATTGAATGGTCTTTATCAAGATCCTGATTGAAACACCACTTCATGTCTCAAGGGAAAATTCTTGTAACGTCCTTTATTGGTCGAAGTAAGCAGCGGCAAATTTGCGTTGTTATTTTGTTGAAGGCATCGTCTATATGATGTTCTTCTTGTCTGCATTGGGCGATTGCGGCAACCGGGATGAAAATCTTTGAACAGGCCACCTTCAGCAGGACGTGGCAAAATGACGGCGGGAGAACATTTATCCCTTCTTGAAGATGTTGTTGCAGAAGAAGTCGACTAAGTCATAGTTGTTTATTTCATATGTTGTAATTGTTCGATCATGGTTGTATTTGTTTTGTACTCTAATTAACAATTAATAAAAATGATTATCTGCATCACAATGATGCAGAGGCTGGAGTTTAACCTCCTTTTAAAAAAAATGGAAGTTTCTACATTTTTCATTGCTTTTATAGAATCACATGAAAAAACAtgtcctcttttatttttgtttgcaattatgtagaACCATAACTATTAGAATATTTTGTACTTATATGGTTTGGTTGATTTGAATGGTTGTTTTTATTATGTAGCAATAATGGTTACCTCATTTATAAAAAATCTACAAGAAAGTCGGGAGGGTAATTAATCCAATAGAACCATTGAagccttaggccttgtacaatgcaatgTGCATATGGAGGTACTTAACAAAATAAACCGAGTTTTCTTAAGCACTAGTGCTTACCTCTATCAGAGGGGTGCCTACTTAAGTGTTCACCCTCTACAAATAAGCATCGATGCTTAAAAACTGATTTATTTCTTGAAGTATTTTTCTTAAACACCTTGCATTGTATAAAACCTTACTATACTAACTAACTTATGTGATGCGGCGCCTACTTCGGTCGGACCGTTCTCTAAGGTGGCCTTGTAAATTATGTTGCCAATTGATAACAATCTTAATATATTGTTATCGTATGTCCCCTCTATTATCCACCATCTAATATAGCTTGCATCACTTCGCACAGCCTAAACATATGAGTAATCAGCTACATCCAGCGCAGAAATCAAGGTTAAAACCATGACACAAAACAAGAGGATCCGTTGTTGAAGCTTCGCTTACCGCATTGATAATTTCATAAAGCCACAAGACATGTTCCATACGTTGTGCCGTCAATGCATTTTGTATGACATTATTTGTTCAAGTTCTTTCTAAATTTCGTTTCCTCTTCCCCTCCACCACACTAACACCAAGGAAAACCGTTTTAAATAAATTATTAAATTTTGCCACCATTTTCAAACACCATACCTGGAGTTGGTGTTTAACTACGGAGTAAGCTATATTAGTTCTTAACTTTCTATTATGCTGAAGTAAACGCTCTTGATGAGATTGACTTTATTCCATATGATAAGTCAATCTCATCAAGAAAATTATATTGTGAACTAATTTTATGCCAAAATATTTTCTAGACAAATTTATCATCCCATTCTGGAGTCGTCATTCATAAGACCATTCTCCTTTGAAATAATAGTATTGCGTCTTTGATTGGCAATTTACCTGTTTGACCAAGAAAGCACCCAATTTTTTCAAACAGAAAAGTCTATCCTGAATCTAACCTTGAACTACGATGCTTGGTCCGACCTCAACCTTACAATATGGAATTACTTTATCTTTTATTAGTATAGGATGAATTTTGAAAATTATGAACTTTGATTCAACTCTTTTTTGGTTAATGATTTTAAAATTTTGCCTTCCATTTTCTATTGTAAAGTTACTTCCTCTATTCCAATGTATAAGACGTGCACGGATATCGAAATTTAACTTTGacaatattagagcaatgatatgtATTTTTGTGACTTAAAAAAATATACCGttaaaacttcttttgaatatgaATTCTGTGGTGTAATTTTTGTTACATATAATCCACATCTAGTTGGTCAAATATATAGTCGAAGATGAATTTTGGGATACGCTGAAATTGAGGGAGGAACATAAACGTAATGCTCAATTGTATCTTGCAAATGTACATCCAAAATTCTGATTCTACACGTAGTAAAAACCACCCCGAACAGGCACCTTTCaaggaataagcgggtagctatctcaaaaacaatcaacaactcaaaaaaatcaTGGGTGAATTAACTGACTTCCATTGAAATCCAGTGACTCTGTTTTTCATTTCAGCCAGGGGACTTAAATGTCCACTAATATTTGATTTTGGGATCCAAACCAATATTTTGAAGAAACAAACAGATGATAGAGAATTATTTGAAGTTGTATGCGCCACCAAGATTACTGAAGTATTTTGGAAGAACCAAAACTGATGATATTCCCGAAATTTCATTGAAATTGCGCACTGAAAGCGGAAACTAGCCACACAACACTCTCGGACACCACACGAGCAGAGATAGAAAAAACAGACACATCACGCATCATGGGAAACTCACTCCCTAATCATCGATCACTACCCACTCAACTTCGATCAGGCGTGCAGGCAAAGGACCTTCTCTCTGGTTCGGTCGTCCCATCCATCTCTCAGGCGACCTGGACCTGGAtggtcttgggcttcttgggcTCGGGCGGCGGCAGCTTCTCCACGGAGACGGTGAGCACGCCGTCGCGGCACACGGCGGAGACCTTCTCCATGTCAGCATTCTCGGGGAGCACGAACTTGCGCATCAGCTTGCCCATGCGGCGCTCCATCCGCAGGTACTTGGcgtcctccttctcctccctccGGCGCTCGCCGCTGATGACCAGCACCCGCTCGTCCTCCACCTGCACCTTGATGTCGCCGGACGCGAGCCCCGGCACGTCCACCACGAACGCGTACGCGCCCGGCAGCTCCTTCACGTCGGCGGGGGTGGCCGCCATGGCGCGCGCGTCGCGGACGTAGGCGCGCGTCGGGCCCTGCTTCTCGCCGCCGGCGTTTCCGGCCCCGCCGGCCTCGCCGTCCGGGATGTCCAGCAGGTGCTGCAGCGCCGCCATCAGCGGGGTCTCCAGCCCGAACATCCTGGCCTCCATTCTCGCTCGCTGCTGATCTCCGAGCTCGATCGATCGGTCTCCTCCGATTGGACTGCGTTGGATCGCTTGCTGATTTTGTGGAATGCCTCGGTGATGATGCGACGGGGGGCGGAGGGAGTTTATATCGGTGGCCGGAGGCGGGGAGTCTGGATTCTGGAAGGTGACGGAAACTTCTGAAACGTGGTGGTACGCGCGGGATGCGGCAACGCGGAAAGTTCTAGAGCTCCCGTGGGGACTCCATCAACGGTCTTTCTTTAGGAAAAAATGGATGTTGAATGGCTGGTTTGGCGGGCCAGGtgtgtaagggcatctccagccgttggccctccaGGAGAGGCAAAAAACCGCCCCCTGAGgacgcaccggcgctaaaccgcgcactaggggcgtgatgccccccagtcgcggcgcccacggttAGTCAAAAAAATCAAACACGGCACAAAAATgactcaaatttaacgcaaacatcggcgagttcattcaaacttaaacatattttacaaaaaaaaaactaCGCGGGCTatccccgccgtctccctcgccgcccgcccacgcggttctacatgccgaggaggcggtagaaccgcgtgtagtcaccgccgtcgtcgtcgtcaccGCCTCCGCCGTCCCTACTGCAttcctcccccggttggcgcgtcgggttggacggtccgggggcgtcgtcgtcgtcgtcgctgtcgaggaccacgacgccgtgctcgtcctcgcgcccacgcttgcgggcggcgatctcctccagggcccggtgctgccggaccatctcgtcgcggaggtagtcgtcccgcgcccaccgcatggcgtcctcgtcggagaagccgcgccgggctatctcctcgtactccgcggggaggacgggctccggcttgggctcggcgaggacgaagcggccggttggtggagaggcgttggcgccgccggagctgcgggtgcgcgcgctgatcggcgtgtcctggggctccggcttgacagggcggaggcagggcgagccgccggacgaggaaGAGGACCctccggtctccatgcgcctcggggtccatgagcttccccggcggcgtgagaaggaaggAGGAGCGGGGTACTCCAGGCgtggcgtgttgccgccctcgatgtgctcgaggacagcctccaacgtgcgcccgggcacgccccaccacagaCGCCGGCCGGtggcgttgagcctgccggagggcacgacgccgttggtggcctcgagctgctcggcctgacggcggcggaagtacggttcccagagcgggctgtcgggggcgTACCGTGGCGCCTAcctcgccgcacgcggcaggttcgagcggatgcgtgcgatctccgcacgccgtgCCGCGTCGGTCGGCACCGGGGGCACCGGTACGCCGCCCGCGCTGATCCTCCAcgtcccgggcacccgcatgtccggcaggaccgggtactcggcctcgtaaaggaggcgagcctcgtcttcgtgaagatggcggcggccgaagccgttcgccgccgcgccgtcgtctgggaagcgctcggccatggctGTGAACTGGGGATGGcgaaagagaggagaggagagggaggaaacgACGGCGGCGGGAGAGCGTGAGTCGCCGAGTGCGTCGGGGCGCTTCATATATAGGCCAAGGCGCGCGTGtcaccgtgtgtacgcgtggcggggcgagggagggcgagggacgcgcgtcgtccggtcttcactgcgccgcccatgaggcatcaatggtgcaggctgaccggcgcggcagcgcggcagctttggcattgattcgctgcgggaaacgaggcgatgaggacgacgaagggccgagaagagagccgtgtcgctgacgcggggggcccgcggctttttcgcgccaaaacagttcgcccggcgcccccggtcgccccccagcgcgccgggttcgggctgggtccgccggcgctgttttcggcccaagccggcgaaaatcaggctcctggggcgcgactgggccgttttttcagcgccggcgcgaaaaaaacgTCTGGGAAGGTCTtcctggggcgcggctggagatgccctaagctgtCGTGACAAGTGTCTCGCTTCTGGAGCGGATAGGAGTAGAGATAGTATTTATTAAGCTCTGTGCTTTTCCTTTCGCTCTTTCCTTTGGAAAGATATCCGCTCTCCAGAAACTTCTACAATCCTCCGGTGCCTACTGGTTTGTGGCGATTTCAGGGGCTGTGAGAGTAACAAAGATGTGCAGTGACAAGGATTTAGCATCTGGGCAAGACAATGCTCCACGCTGTTCGTGTATACAAACAATAAAAGCACAAACAAAATTATTTTATTATAGATGCCGTGGTAAGATCTCAATTGTTCCTTTCTCTTTTAAAAAAGATTATCAAAATTGTAAGCCGAAAAGCACAAAAAATGGTGAAAACAAAGTCACTGATATTTACAGGTTACAGGATCAAATATCTCAGGAGCGATTACCGTGGTAAGCCTGCGCCGACTTCGCGGTGCTGCGCCCTCTGAATCCAACCACGCTCAACTTACTTCCCACCTTA from Triticum aestivum cultivar Chinese Spring chromosome 3B, IWGSC CS RefSeq v2.1, whole genome shotgun sequence includes these protein-coding regions:
- the LOC123065010 gene encoding 17.5 kDa class II heat shock protein, coding for MEARMFGLETPLMAALQHLLDIPDGEAGGAGNAGGEKQGPTRAYVRDARAMAATPADVKELPGAYAFVVDVPGLASGDIKVQVEDERVLVISGERRREEKEDAKYLRMERRMGKLMRKFVLPENADMEKVSAVCRDGVLTVSVEKLPPPEPKKPKTIQVQVA